TGACCAGATCATTTTGACCGTTGAGACCGCAAAAGCCGTCGTCGAAGTGCCCGCACCATACAGTGGTAAGATAGTCAGTCGCCATGGCGAAGAAGGCGATGTGATCAATATTGGTAGCCTTTTACTTGAAATCGAGCAAGAAGGTACTGCACAAAAATCAGAATCAAAGCAAAAAGATGCTGCTACGGTCGTGGGCAACGTATCAAGTCAAACTCACCAAGTCGATGTTGATGATTTTTGGATCGGCGCTTCACACAATACTAGCGAAGGTTCACCCGTCACGGCTATGCCTTCAGCTCGTTTGCTCGCCAAGAAGTTGGGAGTGAACCTTCTTCAAGTAGAAGGTAGTGGTCATGGTGGCCTGATCACCGACGCCGACATTTATGAAGAGGCAGGTAAGCAACAACCAGGAACTGAAGTGCTCAAAGGTGCGCGTCGAACCATGGCTGGCACCATGGCTGAATCGCATCACAACGTCGCTTCTGTCACCATTACAGAAGAAGCCCTGTTGGAAAACTGGAATAAAGGCGAAGACATTTCTGGGCGTCTCATCCAGGCCGTTGTATATGCATGTGAACAAGAGCCAGCACTCAATGCTTGGTTTGATGCTGAAACTATGACTCGCTGTGTGCATAGTACGGTGAACATAGGCATTGCTGTCGACAGCAGTCATGGGTTATATGTGCCTGTTTTACGAAACGCTAACGAAGTAAAAACGGAAGACATACGCTCTTGGCTCAATGA
This DNA window, taken from Vibrio neptunius, encodes the following:
- a CDS encoding 2-oxo acid dehydrogenase subunit E2, with translation MRSFLLPDLGEGLAESEIVQWHVNVGDMVEVDQIILTVETAKAVVEVPAPYSGKIVSRHGEEGDVINIGSLLLEIEQEGTAQKSESKQKDAATVVGNVSSQTHQVDVDDFWIGASHNTSEGSPVTAMPSARLLAKKLGVNLLQVEGSGHGGLITDADIYEEAGKQQPGTEVLKGARRTMAGTMAESHHNVASVTITEEALLENWNKGEDISGRLIQAVVYACEQEPALNAWFDAETMTRCVHSTVNIGIAVDSSHGLYVPVLRNANEVKTEDIRSWLNETVTGIRDRKIGREQLQHATITLSNFGAIAGIYATPVVSPPQVAIVGAGRIIEKVVMRNNEAVAVKAMPLSVTFDHRACTGGEAARFTKRLVEHLEKKLN